Below is a genomic region from Ziziphus jujuba cultivar Dongzao chromosome 7, ASM3175591v1.
ACATAAATTTGGGTTGCTACTATCTAATAGGTTTGCCACTGGGCTATGTCATGGGTTGGGAGTTCCACAAAGGAGTCATggtatgtatttttattattattattcaaaattggcTGAAATCACATGGATGATATTGCTCCATAAAGAcccaaaaaacaatatatatatatatatatattaaaaaagtaggaaaaggaaaaaagcatGAGATTATTGGGGTTAGGTGGTCatcttattctttttattttattatttttttgtttttgggctgAGAAGGGCTTAGGTGGTCATGATGCATAAGTTTCTtgtgtgtatttatttattcgtaTTTATTTCGGCATGCAATTATCAGGGAGTTTGGGGTGGAATGATTGGTGGAACAGCAATTCAGACCTTGATATTGGTCGTCATTACCATTCGATGCGATTGGAAAAAAGAGGTAGCTATTAACTTTTGTTactaattaaattcatatttattatatgtgtgcatgtttttagttttggacttcattattattattattattattatttttaatacacTGACAATTATATTTCTTTGCAGGCCGACAAAGCATGTATGCATGTAATGAAGTGGGCAGACACAAGTTAAATAAgctgaaatatttatttatttataatttcattcGTATTGCAAAAAGCTATGCATATTTGTAATGATATTCAAGGGATGCCAGAGGTACATTGCAAAATAGAATTATATTTAACATATGTTTCTCAATAGTGATTGGAGCATGTAGGAACATGCTTAAGATATAACTCTATGTTTAAACCAgatgaagaaaaaataacaGTGAATAAATATTTACATGTTTGGTAGGAAAAGTTTATGGTATGATTTAGAACCAATAAATACGAAACATTGTTTGTGGCTGTCGATCCTAATTTAGCTTAAACTTTCCTGTACGAGCGATTAGATTTTAGTTGGACCGAACCCATCAAATCCCAAAAGAAAAAGTGCAAACAGACTCAAACAAAAGGCCCATCTTGGACGAACAACCAGATTGATCATTGATTTTACAGGACCAACCCTATTCTGAATCCATTTAAACTTACACGAAAATTAAGTAATCTTTCAAACTCCAAAAGATTTGGACCAAGGCATTTCAGAGAAAATTACATGACCAACCAAGCACAtagaattaaaataatttaaaaataaatattaaactaatttagttttggtatgttttggaaaagcatatatatatatatatatatatagatatagagtAGTGCTAAGAAACCAAAGTACCATTCTTACTCAAATATGCTCTGCGTATAGGGTAGCTGCCTcctttcttttaacttttttccaTACATCTAACACTTGAAATCCAGGACTATGGGAGTTCAActtttttcctcctttctttTGACTTGGACTGGTTACACCATTGAAGCATTTTCAGGACTTTATCAAATTCAGCTGCTTTCTGGGGTCATGCTCTGGTACACAAGCCCAATATCTCTGTTTTccctattttttgttttgctgttTAGCTCTAGCTAAATGGACTTCTTCTATTTGCCAAAGAAAGCTTTTTTTGAACTATGGCGAAGATGGAGGGCTTGGCAGTAGAACagataataataaactaaaaccAATCaatagtttctttttcttttttttatttaagattgATTATTGTACAATTCTGAtatgttgttattttattaaaaatattaactaataattaaaataaattaagttaaaagaagtaactaatttttaaaataatatgagaTTTTATCATTGAAAATAAATGGAAGGGAAAATCTTTATCCGACTTTTAAGTCTAATGGTGTTgacttgcccttttttttttttttttctttttttaagctaTACATGATATTATCTCATATGACAATCTCCTAACTAAATTGTCTTTTTTCCCGTTTTAAATCTACAGCTTGGACAGCCGGTGCTATACAATAGTTTTGTTGGTGACTGGAAATCTAAATATTGCAGAGATCGAGTTGGATGCTTTGTCCATATGGTATGAACCAAATGTACATTTTTCTGGTCTATGagctctcttttctcttttgttcattttagttaaataatttttatatggtgaacaaagtttattattttaaaagtcaTAGTAGCTTTTCAGTTTCAAGATAAGCCGATATAATCTTATTTTGTAGTTAGAATTATACATACACAAACGCTTTTTGTTATTGTATGATTTCTAATGGAAATTGCCTCTTTGGCGGCATCAACATAGATGGGTTGTTGATGATGATTGTTCTATCTTTTTTGGCTCCAACTgggtaattattttttgttttcgatgaccatctttttcttttcttttcttttcttttttttttcttttttaaatattatcaataatttaatCCTACTTTTTTGACTTTAACTTAAAGATATTAATAACTTTGATACAAAAGaaactattaaaatttttttaaatattatcaataatttaatCCTACTTTTTTGACTTTAAGTTAAAGATATTAATAacttttatacaaaaaaaactaataaaaatgaaaacaaaaaagaaaaaaataatttaaaaatacaaattttttgttataaaagAATCCAAAGAGCTTCAGAAAACAAGTGTTAATTTCTAGATGGTGCGTCGCTTGTTTTTGCGCACTGTTTTTGTTCTGCCTATTTGCTTCTATATTTCCGCCATAAAACAAACGAATTAAAAACATCTCTTCCTCATCTGTGCATAACTGAtgcctttaatttttattttcataaatttttcttttttgatcatATGTATTTCATAACTTGAAGAAACACTCATTATATATACCTTTCATTTTGTTGCATTGTTAcctctttttgaaaatttaattttttgaaattttcatgttTGAATTGAATGTATACATATGAAAATGCAacaatttatatgcataattaatatatatatatatatatatatagtttacctGAAGAATGACATTGCAACAAAAATGAAGAGAatgtttttgtaatattttcaaatatatatatatatatatataatattaattaataaacgcAGTTTTTCAGAACATTGCAAATTAGGAGAAGTATTCATGTGAACGTGAAAATTTTCTTGTCCTTGAAGTTCGTTCTGGGCGTTTGCCCCGTCCAaatcaaaagattaaaaaaaaaagaaaagtgttgTTAATGGTtttgaatatgaaaattaataaagtgCGGGTGGCAAATGAGCTTGCAGCAAGAAATGGAAGAGAAGCAAAATTTGCTTCAACTGTATCGGTAATATCATCGATTATAATCGGCCTCCTTTGCGGGGTATTGATTATGATATTCAACAATGAAATCGGTTTGCTATTTACTTCAAGTAAAGCTGTTCTTCGACAAGTTAATAAACTCAGTCTATTCTGCTAAACAGTGTTCAACGTATTCACTTTGGTAAACTTACCCTTACTCTTAtaaataagttttaattttacaaattaatttaatttccactGTTTAATACTAATTAGTTTAATATCTATTGAATTCTAAACAGCAGTAGCAGTGGAATGTGAATGGCAATTCTATATTGCATACATAAATTTGGATTGTTATTATCTGATCGAAGTACCTTTTGGATATTTAATGGGGTGGGACTTCCACAAAGAAGTTATGATATGTATTATCCTTTTGTACACTTATTAAGAATTAAGAGAGCAACGAATCATGTGTAAGTTTATACT
It encodes:
- the LOC112492510 gene encoding protein DETOXIFICATION 26-like, with protein sequence MGVQLFSSFLLTWTGYTIEAFSGLYQIQLLSGVMLCLDSRCYTIVLLVTGNLNIAEIELDALSIWLTKHVCMYYSGKTYIINS